A stretch of Candidatus Sphingomonas phytovorans DNA encodes these proteins:
- a CDS encoding TonB-dependent receptor, which produces MTLKIALLAGTTLMIAGPAFAQEAPSVSVSDSASAPAGQSPDVIVTAPFRQSETDVLSGTSVVSGEELTRDLKPTIGETLAKQPGVSATSFGPSASRPILRGFQGERVRVLTDGIGSIDVSNTSVDHAVIIDPLLAERIEVLRGPSALLFGSSAVGGVVNVIDTRIPRAVPAKGYRLDGIATYGSAANERSAGMAGDVAIGEHLVLHADGSWSKSDDLRIGGYALTEQRRQEAIATSKLPPAAPEPGEDPIDYAANAAIRGKLPNTAAKTWTAGVGASIITDTGSLGVSYSHYDSLYGVPIRYATLPDQGQEAPRLDIVQNRFDLRAEVNTGGGFLDKIRLRAGHATYRHFELEPDGAIGTAFYNNGTEARLELVQAKRGAWVGASGVQYFNRVFNVVGDEAFLPKNETNQTGFFTLQQLDLGAFKAEGGLRYEVTDVAARTPLGDERFFAGQRHFGALSGSIGASYGISDAVRIGLNFSRTERAPSAEELFANGAHAGTQAYELGNPNFRLEKSWGLEGTLHAHGNGYSFDASAYYNRFTNYIAETQVAQSVCEAAAAPSGRTVEFPCFQSIQTDAIYYGVEAEASVLLARVGGYKINVDALGDYVHASIVDQGPLPRIPPMRVLGGVEAQGDRLNGRIEVERVFRQNRIAAFETPTNGYTMVNASIGIAPFGKANKTTLTITANNIFDVDARRAASFLKDFAPLAGRDIRATLRFGL; this is translated from the coding sequence ATGACGCTGAAGATCGCCCTGCTCGCCGGTACCACCCTGATGATCGCAGGGCCGGCTTTTGCGCAGGAAGCGCCTTCGGTGAGCGTGTCGGACAGCGCCTCCGCCCCGGCCGGCCAGAGCCCCGACGTGATCGTCACCGCGCCCTTCCGGCAGAGCGAGACCGACGTCCTTTCCGGCACCTCGGTCGTCAGCGGCGAGGAACTGACCCGCGACCTGAAGCCGACGATCGGCGAAACCCTGGCCAAGCAGCCCGGCGTCTCGGCGACCTCGTTCGGGCCGAGCGCGTCGCGTCCGATCCTGCGCGGCTTCCAGGGCGAGCGGGTCCGCGTGCTGACCGACGGGATCGGATCGATCGACGTGTCCAACACCTCGGTCGACCATGCGGTAATCATCGATCCGCTGCTGGCCGAGCGGATCGAGGTGCTGCGCGGTCCCTCAGCCCTGCTGTTCGGCTCCTCCGCGGTGGGCGGCGTCGTCAACGTGATCGACACGCGCATCCCGCGCGCGGTGCCGGCCAAGGGCTATCGGCTCGACGGCATCGCCACCTATGGCTCGGCCGCGAACGAGCGGTCGGCCGGCATGGCCGGCGATGTCGCGATCGGCGAGCATCTCGTGCTGCATGCCGACGGTTCCTGGTCCAAGAGCGACGACCTGCGCATCGGCGGCTATGCCCTGACCGAGCAGCGCCGCCAGGAGGCGATCGCCACCAGCAAGCTGCCGCCGGCGGCACCTGAGCCCGGCGAGGACCCGATCGACTATGCCGCCAACGCCGCGATCCGCGGCAAGCTGCCCAATACGGCGGCCAAGACCTGGACGGCGGGCGTCGGCGCCTCGATCATCACCGACACCGGCAGCCTCGGTGTGTCGTACAGCCATTATGACAGCCTGTACGGCGTGCCGATCCGCTATGCGACCCTGCCCGACCAGGGCCAGGAAGCACCGCGGCTCGACATCGTGCAGAACCGGTTCGACCTGCGCGCCGAGGTGAATACGGGCGGCGGCTTCCTCGACAAGATCCGCCTCCGCGCCGGCCATGCGACCTATCGCCATTTCGAGCTCGAGCCCGATGGCGCGATCGGGACCGCCTTCTATAATAACGGCACCGAGGCGCGGCTTGAGCTGGTCCAGGCGAAGCGGGGCGCCTGGGTCGGCGCGTCTGGCGTGCAATATTTCAACCGGGTGTTCAACGTGGTCGGCGACGAGGCCTTCCTGCCCAAGAACGAGACCAACCAGACCGGCTTCTTCACCCTGCAACAACTCGATCTCGGCGCGTTCAAGGCCGAGGGCGGGCTCCGCTACGAAGTGACCGACGTCGCGGCGCGCACGCCGCTGGGCGACGAGCGCTTCTTCGCGGGGCAGCGGCATTTCGGGGCGCTGTCGGGATCGATCGGCGCGTCCTACGGCATCAGCGACGCAGTGCGGATCGGCCTGAACTTCTCGCGCACGGAGCGCGCTCCTTCAGCCGAGGAATTGTTCGCCAACGGCGCGCATGCCGGCACCCAGGCCTATGAGTTGGGCAATCCGAACTTCAGGCTGGAAAAGAGCTGGGGGCTGGAAGGGACGCTGCACGCGCACGGCAATGGCTACAGCTTCGACGCCTCGGCCTATTACAACCGCTTCACCAACTACATCGCCGAGACCCAGGTCGCGCAATCGGTGTGCGAGGCTGCCGCCGCGCCGAGCGGACGTACCGTCGAATTCCCTTGCTTCCAGTCGATCCAGACCGATGCGATCTATTACGGCGTCGAGGCCGAGGCGTCGGTGCTGCTCGCCCGGGTCGGCGGCTACAAGATCAATGTCGACGCGCTGGGCGACTATGTCCATGCCTCGATCGTCGACCAGGGCCCGTTGCCGCGCATCCCGCCGATGCGGGTGCTTGGCGGGGTCGAGGCGCAGGGCGACAGGCTCAACGGCCGCATCGAGGTCGAGCGCGTGTTCAGGCAGAACCGGATCGCCGCATTCGAGACGCCGACCAACGGCTATACGATGGTCAACGCCTCGATCGGGATCGCGCCGTTCGGCAAAGCCAACAAGACCACGCTGACGATCACCGCCAACAACATCTTCGATGTCGATGCGCGGCGCGCGGCGAGCTTCCTCAAGGATTTCGCGCCGCTCGCCGGCCGCGACATCCGCGCCACGCTGCGCTTCGGCCTGTAA